In Leifsonia sp. ZF2019, a genomic segment contains:
- the galT gene encoding galactose-1-phosphate uridylyltransferase — MASITKRPHVLSDGRDLIYYDDADSTLAPDRAPDLREPAPRPATATMRQDPLTGEWVSIAAARQNRVMLPPAELDPLAPATPSNPSEIPSVYDVAVFENKSPSFGPLLEDADAPLGLDDLAEVGLGRTRTSVGRCEVVCFSPATSGSFGSLTPSRARTVIEAWADRTAVLSALPGVRQVFPFENRGEAIGVTLHHPHGQIYSYPYITPRTSALIRSLDAYGPTLFADILERERASERVVLAGEHWTAFVPFAARWPVEIHVLPHRHVADFAETNDAERDELATLYLRVLRGVDALYDSPTPYIAAWHQAPVDVRRDEIRLMLQITSPRRAADKLKFLAGSEAAMGAWIGDVPPEKAAEALRDAVARADRENPVGELPSGISGLVTVTPATTSDRKADR; from the coding sequence ATGGCTTCCATCACCAAGCGCCCGCACGTCCTCTCCGACGGCCGGGACCTCATCTACTACGACGACGCGGACTCGACACTGGCTCCCGACCGCGCGCCCGACCTGCGCGAGCCCGCACCCCGTCCCGCGACGGCGACGATGCGCCAGGATCCGCTCACCGGCGAGTGGGTGTCGATCGCGGCCGCCCGCCAGAACCGCGTCATGCTGCCGCCGGCCGAGCTCGACCCGCTCGCTCCGGCCACCCCGAGCAACCCGTCGGAGATCCCGAGCGTCTACGACGTCGCCGTCTTCGAGAACAAGTCGCCGTCCTTCGGTCCGCTGCTGGAGGACGCCGACGCCCCGCTCGGTCTCGACGACCTGGCCGAGGTCGGTCTCGGCCGCACGCGCACCTCCGTCGGCCGCTGCGAGGTCGTCTGCTTCAGCCCGGCGACCAGCGGCTCGTTCGGGAGTCTCACGCCGTCCCGCGCCCGCACCGTTATCGAGGCCTGGGCCGACCGCACCGCGGTGCTGTCCGCGCTGCCGGGCGTCCGCCAGGTGTTCCCCTTCGAGAACCGCGGGGAGGCGATCGGCGTCACCCTGCACCACCCGCACGGGCAGATCTACTCGTACCCGTACATCACCCCGCGGACGAGCGCGCTGATCCGCTCGCTCGACGCGTACGGCCCCACGCTCTTCGCCGACATCCTCGAACGCGAGCGCGCCTCCGAGCGGGTCGTGCTCGCCGGGGAGCACTGGACGGCGTTCGTGCCGTTCGCCGCCCGCTGGCCCGTCGAGATCCACGTGCTCCCCCACCGCCACGTCGCGGATTTCGCGGAGACGAACGACGCCGAGCGCGACGAACTGGCGACGCTCTACCTGCGCGTGCTGCGCGGCGTCGACGCTCTCTACGACTCCCCCACGCCGTACATCGCGGCCTGGCACCAGGCTCCGGTCGACGTGCGTCGCGACGAGATCCGTCTCATGCTGCAGATCACCTCGCCCCGCCGTGCCGCGGATAAGCTGAAGTTCCTGGCCGGCTCCGAAGCCGCGATGGGCGCCTGGATCGGCGACGTCCCGCCGGAGAAGGCCGCCGAGGCCCTCCGCGACGCCGTCGCGCGGGCCGACCGAGAGAACCCGGTCGGCGAGCTGCCCTCCGGCATCTCCGGCCTGGTCACCGTCACCCCCGCCACCACCTCCGACCGAAAGGCCGACCGATGA
- the galK gene encoding galactokinase: MTDLRSGVRDDFAEVFGRRPDGVWSSPGRVNLIGEHTDYNDGFVLPFAINRRTVAALGLREDRTVRVGSTFADELVEIDLDALTPDALAGWSAYPLGVTWALGEFGADLAAVPGFDLLIDSNVPVGAGLSSSAAIEGAVALALNDVWRLGLDRKTLARVGQRSENVAVGAPTGIMDQSASLLGEPDSAVFLDCRTLHSEIVPLGLAEAGLEIVVIDTQVEHAHATGGYAERRASCEAGAAALGVPSLRDVSVADLDRARAILDDVTFRRVRHVVTEDQRVLDTVRTLREQGPTAIGDLLDASHASMRDDFEISVPELDLAVETAQANGAIGARMTGGGFGGSAIALVPADTVSRVLVALDGAFAEHGFGQPNLFTVVPSEGSRRES; encoded by the coding sequence ATGACCGATCTGCGCTCCGGCGTCCGCGACGACTTCGCCGAGGTGTTCGGCCGTCGGCCCGACGGCGTGTGGTCCTCCCCCGGCCGGGTGAACCTCATCGGCGAGCACACCGACTACAACGACGGCTTCGTGCTCCCGTTCGCGATCAACCGGCGCACCGTCGCCGCGCTCGGACTCCGGGAGGACCGCACCGTGCGCGTCGGCAGCACCTTCGCCGACGAGCTGGTCGAGATCGACCTCGACGCGCTCACGCCCGACGCCCTCGCGGGCTGGTCCGCCTACCCGCTCGGCGTCACCTGGGCGCTCGGCGAGTTCGGCGCCGACCTGGCCGCCGTGCCCGGCTTCGACCTGCTGATCGACTCCAACGTCCCTGTCGGCGCCGGGCTGTCGTCGTCGGCCGCCATCGAGGGCGCCGTCGCACTCGCGCTCAACGACGTCTGGCGGCTCGGCCTCGACCGCAAGACCCTCGCCCGCGTCGGGCAGCGTTCCGAGAACGTGGCCGTGGGCGCCCCGACCGGGATCATGGACCAGTCCGCCTCCCTGCTCGGCGAGCCCGACTCGGCCGTGTTCCTCGATTGCCGCACCCTCCACTCGGAGATCGTCCCGCTGGGTCTTGCCGAGGCCGGACTCGAGATCGTCGTCATCGACACCCAGGTGGAGCACGCCCACGCGACCGGTGGCTACGCCGAGCGCCGGGCCTCCTGCGAGGCCGGTGCGGCCGCGCTCGGAGTCCCCTCGCTACGCGACGTCTCGGTCGCGGACCTCGATCGGGCGCGCGCGATCCTCGACGACGTGACCTTCCGCCGTGTCCGCCACGTCGTCACCGAGGACCAGCGGGTGCTCGACACCGTCCGGACCCTGCGCGAGCAGGGGCCCACCGCCATCGGCGACCTGCTCGACGCCTCCCACGCCTCGATGCGCGACGACTTCGAGATCTCCGTCCCCGAGCTCGACCTCGCGGTCGAGACGGCGCAGGCGAACGGCGCGATCGGCGCGCGCATGACAGGCGGCGGCTTCGGCGGCTCCGCCATCGCGCTGGTCCCGGCAGACACCGTCAGCCGGGTCCTGGTCGCGCTCGACGGTGCGTTCGCCGAGCACGGCTTCGGCCAGCCGAACCTCTTCACCGTCGTCCCGTCGGAGGGCTCGCGTCGCGAGAGCTGA